From a single Lewinella sp. LCG006 genomic region:
- the gldN gene encoding gliding motility protein GldN gives MLKRWICCLGIVGSLATLVAQTEMTPNTMAGKTWLEGGAENAYEASPPLPYAGVREADILWEKRVWRVIDTREKINLTFRHPEFALFNVLAEGLAAGELTAYTPEDDRFHERISSEEIFNKLSKSDTIEVVDPVTGEYITQVVTDEFDPDRIKRWRVQEVWYFDTRYSQMQVRIIGIAPLLETKVSDGLSAAAYESPVFWINYAEARPWLAQHTAIIPGNDHSRTSWEDLFAMRRFHSYIYKENDMRGRRLEDYLSGTDLLLESKKIDRTIQNKEMDMWSY, from the coding sequence ATGTTGAAAAGATGGATCTGCTGCCTAGGTATTGTAGGTAGCTTAGCTACGCTTGTAGCGCAAACGGAAATGACCCCAAATACGATGGCCGGGAAAACCTGGCTGGAAGGAGGAGCAGAAAATGCTTATGAAGCGTCTCCTCCCTTGCCTTACGCGGGGGTAAGAGAAGCCGATATTTTGTGGGAAAAACGGGTTTGGCGCGTCATTGATACCAGAGAAAAGATCAACCTCACCTTCCGGCATCCGGAATTTGCTCTTTTTAATGTATTAGCCGAGGGCCTGGCTGCGGGTGAACTTACGGCTTATACCCCAGAAGACGACCGCTTCCATGAACGTATTTCCAGTGAAGAGATTTTCAATAAACTTAGTAAATCGGATACCATAGAGGTGGTAGATCCGGTCACGGGAGAATACATCACCCAAGTAGTGACAGATGAGTTTGATCCTGACCGTATCAAACGCTGGCGCGTGCAGGAAGTCTGGTATTTTGATACCCGCTACAGCCAAATGCAGGTGCGAATCATTGGAATAGCTCCTTTGCTAGAGACTAAGGTTTCTGATGGGTTAAGTGCAGCGGCTTATGAGTCGCCTGTTTTCTGGATCAATTATGCGGAAGCAAGGCCCTGGCTGGCGCAGCATACTGCCATTATTCCGGGTAACGACCATAGCCGTACTTCCTGGGAAGATCTTTTTGCGATGCGTCGTTTCCATTCTTACATTTACAAGGAGAACGATATGCGCGGACGCCGCCTGGAGGATTACCTTTCGGGAACTGATCTATTGTTGGAAAGCAAAAAGATTGATCGCACCATCCAAAACAAGGAAATGGATATGTGGAGTTATTAA
- the paaC gene encoding 1,2-phenylacetyl-CoA epoxidase subunit PaaC — translation MTNQQHFDYLLRLGDNALILGQRLGEWCGHGPILEQDIAITNIALDLIGQARSWLALAGEVEGKGRDEDAIAFLRDNREFRNLLLVEHPNEDFAYTIVRQFLFDSFNYYLHEALVNSKDEQIKAIAQKSLKEVTYHLRYSSEWMIRLGDGTDESHQKMQQALDDLWMYAEEALLPDEVDQAAYAAGVGPDLASLRPLVAAKRHAIITEATLTIPKDEYPQQGGKQGMHTEALGYILAEMQWMQRAYPGAEW, via the coding sequence ATGACTAACCAGCAACACTTCGATTACCTCCTTCGCCTTGGTGACAATGCCCTTATTTTGGGCCAACGGCTCGGCGAATGGTGTGGACACGGGCCCATCCTGGAACAGGATATTGCTATCACTAATATTGCCCTTGACCTCATCGGGCAGGCACGTAGCTGGCTCGCATTAGCTGGTGAAGTAGAAGGCAAAGGACGTGATGAAGACGCTATTGCCTTTCTGCGCGACAATCGGGAATTCCGCAACCTTCTCCTCGTTGAACATCCCAATGAAGATTTTGCCTATACTATCGTCCGTCAGTTTCTTTTCGACAGCTTTAATTATTACCTCCACGAAGCACTGGTAAACAGTAAAGATGAGCAAATAAAAGCCATCGCGCAGAAATCACTCAAAGAGGTAACCTACCACCTACGTTACTCCTCGGAGTGGATGATTCGACTGGGAGATGGTACCGATGAAAGTCACCAAAAAATGCAACAAGCCCTCGATGATCTGTGGATGTACGCCGAAGAGGCATTACTTCCCGACGAGGTAGATCAAGCTGCATACGCCGCAGGTGTTGGTCCAGATTTGGCATCATTACGGCCATTGGTAGCAGCCAAACGCCACGCCATTATCACGGAAGCAACACTTACTATTCCCAAGGACGAATATCCCCAACAAGGAGGAAAACAGGGTATGCACACGGAAGCCCTTGGCTACATCCTTGCCGAGATGCAGTGGATGCAACGGGCCTATCCTGGTGCGGAATGGTAG
- a CDS encoding trypsin-like peptidase domain-containing protein → MQEIIERFRPVLVQIATPYNMGGTGFFLQDQQLIITNEHLVRDNREVIVEAESLPRQMAKIVYWDAYYDVALLKLDTNYELATVKFREEDEPAAGDQVLAMGHPFGLRFSSTIGNLSNNQRKHEDFYYYQHDAALNPGNSGGPLVDKQGRIIGLNVLDFEEGQGLGFSLPTKFMLETIRIYLAAGRSDQTAARCNSCRNLVFADQKETPYCPNCGAYLRLPSESEAFEPVGTPYTIELLLTALNHDVRLARRGLNTWEIQEGSARILVSYHEDSGLITGDAHLCRLPQDQLGELYEYLLRENYEDDGLTFSVKGRDIILSMLIYDRYLEVESGKKRFQHLFERADHYDNILVERFGAKWKYEDSAED, encoded by the coding sequence ATGCAGGAAATAATTGAGCGATTCCGCCCCGTCCTTGTCCAAATCGCAACTCCCTATAATATGGGGGGGACCGGTTTTTTTCTCCAAGATCAGCAGCTCATCATCACCAATGAGCACTTGGTTCGCGACAACCGAGAAGTCATTGTAGAAGCAGAAAGCCTGCCTCGGCAGATGGCCAAAATCGTCTACTGGGATGCTTATTATGATGTGGCTTTATTAAAGTTGGATACTAATTACGAGTTGGCCACCGTCAAATTTCGTGAAGAAGATGAACCCGCTGCTGGTGATCAGGTATTGGCCATGGGGCATCCTTTCGGCTTGCGGTTTTCCAGCACTATCGGCAACTTATCCAACAATCAGCGCAAGCACGAAGACTTCTACTATTATCAACATGATGCGGCCCTCAACCCTGGCAACAGTGGTGGCCCGCTGGTAGATAAGCAAGGCCGAATCATTGGACTTAACGTATTAGATTTCGAAGAAGGCCAGGGCTTGGGTTTTTCTTTGCCCACCAAATTTATGCTGGAAACTATTCGCATTTACTTGGCAGCAGGGCGAAGCGACCAGACAGCTGCTCGCTGTAATTCTTGTCGCAATTTAGTTTTTGCCGATCAAAAAGAAACCCCTTACTGCCCTAATTGCGGTGCCTACCTACGCCTACCTTCCGAGTCGGAAGCCTTTGAACCCGTGGGCACGCCTTATACCATAGAGCTATTGCTAACGGCCCTCAACCATGATGTTCGCTTGGCCCGCCGAGGCCTCAACACCTGGGAAATACAGGAAGGTAGCGCACGAATCCTGGTATCCTACCACGAAGATTCAGGCTTGATCACCGGGGATGCCCACCTCTGTCGATTACCTCAGGATCAATTGGGAGAATTGTACGAATACCTGCTACGCGAAAATTACGAAGACGATGGCCTTACCTTCAGTGTCAAAGGGCGTGACATTATTCTATCCATGCTTATTTACGACCGTTACCTGGAAGTAGAAAGTGGTAAAAAACGCTTTCAACACCTCTTCGAACGCGCTGATCATTACGACAATATTTTGGTAGAACGCTTCGGTGCCAAATGGAAATACGAAGACAGTGCAGAAGATTGA
- the paaA gene encoding 1,2-phenylacetyl-CoA epoxidase subunit PaaA has translation MEKVTALEEQFQARIDADERIEPKDWMPEKYRKTLIRQISQHAHSEIVGMLPEGNWVTRAPNLRRKVALLAKVQDEAGHGLYLYSACETLGIDREELLDQLHSGKAKYSSIFNYPTLSWADMGAIGWLVDGAAIMNQVPLCRTSYGPYARAMVRVCKEESFHQRQGYEIMLTLSRGTEAQKAMAQDALNRWWWPSLMMFGPADDESPNTAQSMAWRIKRFTNDELRQRFVDATVPQAEFLGLTVPDPDLKWNEETGQYDFGALDWDEFWRVVKGDGPCNRQRLRARQKAHEEGAWVRDAAMAYAEKRRQRTEAAREEVA, from the coding sequence ATGGAGAAAGTAACCGCGTTAGAAGAACAGTTCCAAGCCCGTATTGATGCCGATGAACGCATCGAGCCCAAGGATTGGATGCCAGAAAAGTACCGCAAGACCCTCATTCGCCAGATTTCTCAACATGCCCACAGTGAAATTGTCGGGATGTTGCCCGAAGGTAATTGGGTGACGCGCGCTCCCAATCTTCGCCGTAAGGTGGCCTTATTAGCAAAAGTACAAGACGAAGCGGGCCATGGTCTCTACCTGTACAGTGCTTGTGAAACGCTGGGTATTGATCGGGAAGAACTACTGGATCAGTTGCACAGTGGCAAAGCTAAGTACAGCAGTATATTCAACTACCCCACCCTCTCCTGGGCAGACATGGGAGCCATCGGCTGGCTAGTCGACGGTGCTGCTATTATGAACCAAGTGCCACTTTGCCGCACTTCTTATGGCCCTTACGCCCGCGCGATGGTGAGGGTCTGCAAAGAGGAAAGTTTCCACCAACGCCAAGGCTACGAGATCATGCTCACGCTCAGTAGAGGTACCGAAGCTCAAAAAGCCATGGCCCAGGATGCCCTCAACCGCTGGTGGTGGCCCTCATTGATGATGTTTGGTCCTGCCGATGATGAGTCGCCGAATACCGCCCAAAGTATGGCCTGGCGGATCAAGCGATTTACCAATGACGAACTGCGTCAGCGTTTTGTTGACGCTACCGTCCCTCAGGCAGAATTCCTTGGCTTGACCGTACCCGATCCCGATCTAAAATGGAACGAAGAGACTGGCCAATACGATTTTGGTGCCCTCGACTGGGATGAATTCTGGCGCGTCGTTAAAGGGGATGGTCCTTGCAACCGCCAACGTCTTCGTGCCCGCCAAAAAGCCCACGAAGAAGGAGCCTGGGTACGCGACGCAGCTATGGCTTACGCCGAAAAACGCCGCCAACGCACCGAAGCAGCTCGCGAAGAGGTGGCTTAA
- the ahcY gene encoding adenosylhomocysteinase: MSATETLKYKVKDINLADWGRKEIELAEAEMPGLMALREEYGASKPLKGARIAGCLHMTIQTAVLIETLVELGADVTWSSCNIFSTQDHAAAAIAAAGIPVYAWKGMNEEEFNWAIEQTLRAFPGGQPLNMILDDGGDLTNMVLDEYPELVEGINGLSEETTTGVHRLYERMNKGTLPMPAINVNDSVTKSKFDNKYGCKESAVDAIRRATDVMMAGKVAFVAGYGDVGKGTAASLRGAGCRVIVSEVDPICALQAAMDGFEVLRSETAIPRADIVITATGNKDIITEKHFRLLRDKAIVCNIGHFDNEIDMAWLNRTYGSTKVEIKPQVDKYTIDGKDVIILAEGRLVNLGCATGHPSFVMSNSFTNQVLAQIELWTNKDNYENKVYTLPKHLDEQVARLHLAKIGVELEELSADQAAYIGVQQEGPFKPEYYRY; this comes from the coding sequence ATGTCTGCAACAGAAACATTGAAGTACAAGGTTAAAGATATTAACCTGGCCGACTGGGGCCGTAAAGAAATTGAATTAGCGGAAGCGGAAATGCCTGGTTTAATGGCCTTGCGCGAAGAGTACGGTGCCAGCAAGCCCTTGAAGGGTGCGCGTATTGCCGGTTGCCTGCACATGACGATTCAAACCGCGGTATTGATTGAAACGCTGGTAGAACTAGGTGCCGATGTCACCTGGTCGAGCTGTAATATCTTCTCTACCCAAGACCATGCAGCAGCAGCCATTGCAGCAGCAGGTATCCCCGTATACGCCTGGAAAGGTATGAACGAGGAAGAATTCAACTGGGCGATTGAGCAGACCCTGCGCGCTTTCCCTGGTGGTCAGCCCCTCAACATGATCCTCGACGATGGTGGTGACCTGACCAACATGGTGCTTGATGAGTATCCAGAATTGGTGGAAGGCATCAACGGTCTAAGCGAAGAAACCACCACTGGTGTACACCGCTTGTACGAGCGTATGAACAAAGGCACTCTCCCAATGCCTGCCATCAACGTCAACGACTCTGTAACCAAGTCGAAGTTCGACAACAAATACGGTTGTAAAGAATCAGCAGTAGATGCGATTCGTCGTGCGACGGACGTAATGATGGCTGGTAAAGTAGCTTTCGTAGCTGGTTACGGTGACGTAGGCAAAGGTACTGCTGCCAGCTTGCGTGGCGCTGGTTGTCGTGTTATTGTTTCAGAAGTAGATCCGATCTGTGCCCTTCAAGCAGCCATGGACGGATTCGAAGTATTGCGTTCTGAAACAGCTATTCCTCGCGCTGATATCGTCATTACTGCCACTGGCAACAAAGACATTATCACCGAGAAGCACTTCCGTTTATTGCGGGACAAGGCAATCGTTTGTAACATCGGTCACTTCGACAACGAAATCGATATGGCTTGGCTAAACCGCACCTACGGTTCTACAAAAGTAGAAATCAAGCCGCAGGTAGATAAGTATACCATCGACGGCAAGGATGTCATCATCCTGGCGGAAGGCCGCCTGGTCAACCTGGGTTGTGCCACTGGTCACCCTAGCTTTGTAATGTCTAACAGCTTCACCAATCAGGTATTGGCACAAATTGAACTGTGGACCAACAAAGACAACTACGAAAACAAAGTATACACCCTGCCTAAGCACCTCGACGAGCAAGTAGCACGTCTGCACCTGGCTAAGATCGGGGTAGAGCTAGAAGAACTTTCTGCCGACCAAGCCGCCTACATTGGCGTTCAGCAAGAAGGGCCCTTCAAGCCAGAATACTACCGTTACTAG
- the alaS gene encoding alanine--tRNA ligase translates to MKANDIRQAFLDFFAEKQHKIVPSAPIVLRNDPTLMFTNAGMNQFKDYFLGNQTPAAPRIADTQKCMRVSGKHNDLEDVGLDGTHHTMFEMLGNWSFGDYFKDEAIAWSWEFLTDRMGIPADRLYATVFGGDTAENLESDEEARAFWKRHLPMERILDGDKKDNFWEMGDTGPCGPCTEIHVDTRSDEERAKVDGATLVNVDDSGVVEIWNNVFIQFNRKADGSLESLPAKHVDTGMGFERLCMVLQNKTATYDTDIFTPLISFLEKETGHKYSYSYGPQAKADMAMRVISDHIRAVSFTIADGQLPDNGGAGYVIRRILRRAVRYYYSFLDVKQPLLHKLVPILVKEMGASFPELQAQEEQIAKIIESEEKTFLNTLENGLKRFASLETTGGQISGQDAFELYDTFGFPIDLTRLMAREQGLTIDEAGFENALQEQKKRSRKDAEKEVGDWQTVNDGEVTFVGYDQLEVAGTEVLKYRTVVVKKKNQYQVVLATTPFYAESGGQAGDQGELIVDGQSLKVVDTQKENDLIIHIVDRLPDNLAGKVLARVNAERRAATSQNHSATHLMHAALHQIVGEHALQKGQNVDNNRLRFDFAHYQKVSDEELAAIEKMVNQKIRQNIVLDERRDVPIAEAKELGAMMLFGEKYGDAVRVITFEEGFSQELCGGTHVPATGEIGLFKIVKEDSVAAGIRRIEAVTGAGAEAYINEQLQLLADVSNLLKSNDLVKGITNLQDENKNLKREVEKLVAAQASNLKGDLKQKFADRGGVNFLAARIPLSDAGAVKTLAFQLEKEVENAFILLASENDGKPLLTLIINQELATSKDLNAGKIIRELAREIKGGGGGQAHFATAGGSDVSGLDRAVAKVGEMV, encoded by the coding sequence ATGAAAGCGAACGATATACGCCAGGCTTTTTTGGACTTTTTTGCTGAGAAACAACATAAGATCGTGCCTTCGGCACCGATTGTGTTGCGCAACGACCCTACCCTCATGTTTACCAATGCGGGTATGAACCAGTTTAAGGATTATTTCCTCGGCAACCAAACGCCTGCCGCGCCCCGCATTGCGGATACCCAGAAGTGTATGCGCGTATCTGGCAAGCACAATGACCTGGAAGATGTAGGCCTGGATGGCACCCACCACACCATGTTCGAGATGTTGGGCAACTGGTCGTTTGGTGATTATTTCAAAGACGAAGCCATCGCCTGGTCTTGGGAGTTCCTTACCGACCGCATGGGCATCCCGGCAGACCGCCTTTATGCTACAGTTTTTGGTGGTGACACGGCTGAAAATTTGGAGTCGGACGAAGAAGCGCGCGCGTTTTGGAAGCGTCACCTGCCGATGGAGCGCATCCTGGACGGTGATAAGAAAGACAACTTCTGGGAAATGGGCGACACCGGCCCCTGCGGCCCCTGTACCGAAATACACGTAGACACCCGCAGCGATGAAGAACGCGCCAAAGTAGACGGTGCCACCCTGGTGAACGTAGACGATAGCGGCGTGGTAGAAATATGGAACAACGTTTTTATCCAGTTCAACCGCAAAGCTGATGGTAGCCTGGAAAGCCTGCCCGCCAAGCACGTGGATACCGGTATGGGCTTTGAACGCCTGTGCATGGTGCTGCAAAATAAAACGGCTACTTACGATACGGATATTTTCACGCCGCTGATCTCCTTCCTCGAAAAAGAAACCGGACATAAATACAGCTACAGCTACGGCCCCCAAGCCAAGGCCGATATGGCCATGCGGGTGATCTCCGATCACATTCGCGCGGTATCCTTTACCATTGCCGATGGGCAGCTGCCGGACAATGGCGGAGCGGGTTATGTGATCCGCCGTATTCTGCGTCGGGCAGTACGTTATTACTACTCTTTCCTGGATGTGAAGCAGCCACTCCTGCATAAGCTGGTACCTATCCTGGTGAAAGAGATGGGCGCAAGCTTCCCGGAATTGCAAGCGCAGGAGGAGCAGATTGCCAAGATCATTGAGAGTGAGGAGAAGACTTTCTTGAATACGCTCGAAAATGGTCTAAAGCGCTTCGCTTCCCTGGAAACGACGGGTGGACAGATCAGCGGCCAAGATGCCTTTGAGCTTTACGACACCTTCGGTTTCCCGATCGACCTTACCCGCCTGATGGCGCGAGAGCAGGGCCTGACTATCGACGAAGCGGGCTTTGAAAACGCCTTACAAGAACAGAAAAAGCGCTCCCGCAAAGATGCCGAAAAAGAAGTAGGCGACTGGCAGACCGTCAATGATGGCGAAGTGACTTTTGTAGGTTACGACCAGCTCGAAGTAGCGGGTACCGAAGTACTCAAGTACCGTACTGTGGTGGTCAAAAAGAAAAACCAATACCAGGTAGTACTGGCCACTACCCCCTTCTACGCAGAAAGCGGTGGACAGGCGGGCGACCAGGGCGAACTTATCGTTGATGGCCAAAGCCTGAAGGTAGTTGACACCCAAAAAGAGAATGACCTGATCATCCACATCGTGGATCGTTTGCCGGATAATTTGGCGGGTAAAGTACTGGCCCGCGTCAATGCAGAACGCCGGGCAGCGACATCGCAAAACCACTCGGCCACCCACTTGATGCACGCTGCACTGCACCAAATTGTAGGTGAGCATGCGCTGCAAAAAGGACAAAATGTAGACAACAACCGCCTGCGTTTCGACTTCGCTCATTACCAGAAAGTAAGCGACGAAGAGTTGGCAGCTATTGAGAAGATGGTGAACCAAAAAATCCGCCAAAACATTGTGCTGGATGAACGCCGTGATGTGCCCATTGCCGAAGCCAAAGAACTGGGGGCGATGATGCTCTTCGGTGAAAAATATGGCGATGCCGTGCGCGTAATCACCTTTGAGGAAGGCTTCTCACAAGAATTGTGTGGCGGTACCCACGTACCCGCTACGGGCGAGATTGGCCTGTTCAAAATTGTAAAGGAAGACTCCGTAGCTGCTGGTATCCGCCGCATTGAAGCGGTAACGGGCGCTGGTGCAGAAGCTTACATCAATGAGCAACTTCAGCTATTGGCTGACGTCAGCAACCTCCTGAAGAGCAACGACCTGGTCAAAGGCATCACCAACCTGCAAGACGAGAATAAAAACCTCAAGCGGGAAGTAGAAAAATTGGTAGCGGCCCAGGCTTCAAATCTGAAGGGCGACCTCAAGCAAAAGTTTGCAGATCGCGGCGGAGTCAACTTCCTCGCAGCTCGCATCCCGTTGAGTGATGCTGGTGCCGTAAAGACCCTGGCCTTCCAGCTAGAGAAAGAGGTAGAAAACGCCTTCATCCTACTGGCCTCAGAAAACGATGGCAAACCACTACTAACCCTGATCATCAACCAGGAGTTAGCTACGTCCAAAGACCTCAACGCTGGCAAGATCATCCGTGAATTGGCACGCGAGATCAAAGGCGGTGGTGGCGGTCAGGCACACTTTGCAACCGCCGGTGGTAGTGATGTCAGTGGTTTAGATCGTGCGGTGGCGAAGGTTGGGGAAATGGTTTGA
- a CDS encoding gliding motility-associated C-terminal domain-containing protein has protein sequence MNHHYWLSSIWAFFVLLMIQTLPLSGQVNYVPNPGFEDVSDCDLQYGEAFKAMPWKIVNTPIATPDLFHSCSINDFYTTPTSGCTDLVYPKSGEGMMGLVSNLAAAEERIYARLIDDLPQDVDIYVAFSLRPREKCGGSMDFLCYSNSQCLAFSDFQFQAQQLVLSSDTIIDGAEDWMTMETCYRANGTEDFVLLGNYKPTTQTLVYCDYINPTANFTYTYVDEVIVSPFDVVPDTLYLCEGEILELDATFYEVPISWSDGWQGGVRTIDQGGNYTVRGNLADCFLMDRTVVIEIPVETEEIALDICPGETLTLESPFAGTWENGDTSRIRTITRAGIYKSSLLTPCGERSREYTIEATSCDIRYFVPNAFSPNNDGVNDRLQFFFEADFEFSGELNVFDRWGNQLFNAKNVTALSPVTWDGSFRNKDLGAGIVVWTYEYISARDGLTRKIAGDVMIVK, from the coding sequence ATGAATCATCATTATTGGCTAAGTAGCATTTGGGCTTTTTTTGTTTTGTTAATGATTCAGACATTGCCTCTTTCAGGTCAGGTCAATTATGTCCCGAATCCTGGTTTTGAAGATGTTTCCGACTGTGACCTCCAATACGGGGAGGCTTTTAAAGCGATGCCCTGGAAAATTGTTAATACACCTATTGCCACACCAGATTTATTCCATAGCTGTTCGATCAATGATTTTTACACTACTCCTACTAGCGGATGTACTGACCTTGTATACCCCAAGTCAGGAGAGGGAATGATGGGGCTGGTGAGTAATTTGGCAGCGGCAGAAGAACGAATTTATGCTCGCTTAATCGATGATCTTCCGCAGGATGTTGATATATACGTAGCTTTTTCTCTTAGACCTCGGGAAAAATGTGGTGGGTCAATGGATTTTCTTTGCTATTCCAATTCCCAGTGTTTAGCTTTCTCTGATTTTCAGTTCCAGGCCCAACAGCTTGTTTTATCATCAGACACCATCATTGATGGGGCTGAGGATTGGATGACCATGGAGACTTGTTATAGGGCCAATGGAACGGAAGATTTTGTTTTACTAGGGAATTATAAACCTACTACACAAACCCTGGTATATTGTGATTATATCAATCCAACGGCCAATTTCACCTACACCTACGTAGATGAGGTCATCGTTTCACCATTTGATGTGGTTCCCGACACGCTCTACCTTTGCGAAGGCGAAATACTGGAATTGGATGCCACCTTTTATGAAGTACCCATTTCCTGGAGCGATGGCTGGCAGGGAGGTGTCAGGACCATTGATCAAGGCGGCAACTATACGGTAAGGGGAAATTTGGCAGACTGTTTTTTGATGGATCGAACTGTGGTTATTGAAATACCGGTAGAGACAGAGGAGATTGCATTGGATATTTGTCCTGGAGAAACGTTAACACTGGAATCGCCCTTCGCGGGTACCTGGGAAAATGGTGATACCAGTAGGATACGTACCATCACCAGAGCAGGTATTTACAAAAGTTCATTGCTTACTCCTTGTGGCGAGAGAAGTAGGGAGTATACCATAGAAGCGACTTCCTGCGATATCAGGTATTTTGTTCCCAACGCCTTCAGTCCTAATAACGATGGTGTTAATGATCGACTCCAATTCTTTTTTGAAGCTGATTTTGAGTTCTCGGGTGAACTCAATGTCTTTGATCGTTGGGGCAACCAACTTTTTAATGCTAAAAATGTCACCGCGCTTTCGCCAGTAACTTGGGATGGTTCTTTTAGAAACAAAGACCTGGGAGCAGGCATCGTGGTGTGGACTTACGAGTACATCAGTGCCCGAGATGGACTTACGCGCAAGATTGCCGGAGATGTAATGATTGTTAAATAG
- the paaB gene encoding 1,2-phenylacetyl-CoA epoxidase subunit PaaB yields the protein MNSWPLWEVFIRSKNGLSHKHAGSLHAADAEMALENARDVYTRRNEGVSLWVVESRHITASSPNQSEELFEPANDKVYRHPTFYDVPDNIKHM from the coding sequence ATGAATTCCTGGCCACTTTGGGAAGTTTTTATCCGCAGCAAAAATGGCTTGAGCCACAAACACGCTGGTAGCCTACACGCTGCTGATGCCGAAATGGCGTTGGAAAATGCCCGTGACGTATATACACGCCGCAACGAAGGTGTAAGTTTATGGGTGGTGGAAAGCCGACACATTACTGCCTCCAGCCCTAACCAAAGCGAGGAGCTTTTTGAACCTGCCAACGACAAGGTTTACCGCCACCCTACTTTTTATGATGTCCCGGATAATATTAAACACATGTAG
- the tatC gene encoding twin-arginine translocase subunit TatC: MALDQVDIEEYEWRDGELQLREDKEMSFLDHLEELRWHIIRSLIAIVAGGIVLFIFHDWYFNNVILGPASNDFVAYKWFCDLSHSIGAGETLCMTLPAFKIQAVAFAEQFITTIKLCFIGGFVISFPYVFYEIWKFVAPGLYPKERAATKGVVFVCSILFLMGVLFGFFIVAPFAINFLMGFTASDTVANNPTLSSFVLYMVMFTLPAGLIFELPIVVYFLAKMGIVTPEAMRKYRRHSVIGILLLAAILTPPDVVTQFLIGIPLYILYEISILVAARMAKKYQQDLE; encoded by the coding sequence ATGGCTCTGGATCAGGTTGATATTGAAGAATACGAATGGCGCGACGGCGAGCTTCAGCTCCGGGAAGACAAGGAGATGTCTTTTTTAGACCATCTCGAAGAGCTGCGCTGGCACATTATCCGCTCATTGATCGCCATTGTTGCCGGTGGCATTGTACTCTTTATTTTCCACGATTGGTATTTCAACAACGTTATTCTTGGCCCAGCTTCCAATGATTTTGTTGCTTACAAGTGGTTTTGCGATCTCTCTCACAGTATTGGTGCAGGGGAAACCCTTTGCATGACCTTACCTGCTTTCAAAATCCAGGCGGTGGCTTTTGCCGAACAATTTATCACCACTATTAAGCTTTGCTTTATTGGTGGGTTTGTTATTTCCTTCCCTTATGTTTTCTATGAAATCTGGAAGTTTGTTGCCCCGGGCTTGTACCCCAAGGAACGGGCAGCTACTAAGGGGGTTGTCTTCGTTTGCTCTATTCTTTTCCTGATGGGTGTGCTCTTTGGCTTCTTCATTGTAGCTCCTTTTGCGATCAACTTCCTTATGGGCTTCACGGCTTCCGACACCGTGGCCAACAATCCGACCCTCAGCTCTTTTGTATTGTACATGGTCATGTTTACCCTACCAGCAGGACTCATTTTCGAACTCCCTATCGTCGTGTATTTCCTGGCCAAAATGGGCATCGTCACCCCCGAGGCTATGCGCAAGTACCGCCGGCATTCCGTCATCGGTATCCTCTTGTTAGCGGCTATTCTTACACCTCCCGATGTGGTCACCCAGTTTCTCATCGGCATCCCGCTTTACATCCTCTATGAAATCAGTATTTTGGTTGCCGCTCGTATGGCTAAAAAATACCAACAAGACCTCGAATAG
- a CDS encoding TetR/AcrR family transcriptional regulator produces MEAAAKLFRDRGYSATSMRDLAKAVHLQASSLYSHINSKQEILKDICFQNAHRFLAGIEQIEKEGRPPREQIRQLIFLHLDVATSDATSITAFNDEWRHLEEPDLGQFINLRKRYENRFLAIMQQGIAEGTFKDMDPTISMYTILSSLRWVYDWYQAGKTTSIQDIGDQITRIVLAGIEK; encoded by the coding sequence ATGGAAGCAGCAGCCAAGCTGTTTCGCGACCGGGGCTACTCCGCTACCTCCATGCGAGACCTGGCCAAAGCCGTTCATTTACAAGCTTCCAGCCTTTATAGCCACATCAACAGCAAGCAGGAAATACTGAAAGATATCTGCTTCCAAAATGCACACCGCTTCCTCGCAGGCATCGAACAGATAGAAAAAGAAGGCCGCCCACCCCGTGAACAAATCCGCCAACTGATCTTCCTCCACCTCGACGTCGCCACCAGCGACGCCACCTCCATCACCGCCTTCAACGACGAGTGGCGCCACCTGGAAGAACCTGACCTCGGGCAGTTTATCAACCTACGAAAACGCTACGAGAACCGCTTTCTAGCCATCATGCAACAAGGAATCGCCGAGGGCACTTTCAAAGACATGGATCCCACCATCAGCATGTACACCATTCTGTCTTCGCTCCGCTGGGTCTACGACTGGTACCAAGCCGGGAAGACCACATCAATACAAGATATCGGGGACCAGATTACTAGAATTGTGCTGGCAGGGATAGAGAAGTAG